One genomic region from Sphingobacterium sp. UGAL515B_05 encodes:
- a CDS encoding acyl-CoA dehydrogenase — MNFELSEEHKMIRDAAREFAQELKAGAIERDEAAKFPIDFVKQMAELGFMGIMTPEAYGGAGMDTLAYVLVLEEIAKIDASAAVIVSAHNSLVLYGLNAFGTEEQKQKYLIPLAKGEKLGAFALSEPEAGSDASSQHTTAEDKGDHYLLNGTKNWITNGGHADIYLVIAQTHPEKGHKGINVLIVEKGLTGFTIGPKENKLGIRSSDTHSLLFSDVRIPKENRIGEDGFGFKFAMKTLDGGRIGIAAQALGIAAGAYDLALAYSKERKTFGKPISDHQAIQFKLADMEVDIEAARLLTYKAAWTKDQGLPYGKEAAVAKLHASEVAMKHTVEAVQIHGGYGYVKEYHVERLMRDAKITQIYEGTSEIQRLVIAREILR; from the coding sequence ATGAATTTTGAATTAAGCGAAGAACATAAAATGATCCGTGACGCAGCACGGGAATTCGCCCAGGAGCTAAAGGCTGGGGCAATCGAGCGCGATGAAGCCGCAAAATTTCCAATAGATTTTGTCAAGCAGATGGCTGAACTAGGATTTATGGGTATCATGACCCCTGAAGCGTATGGTGGGGCTGGCATGGATACGTTGGCCTATGTTCTTGTTCTCGAAGAAATTGCCAAAATTGATGCCTCTGCGGCCGTTATTGTATCCGCCCACAATTCCCTGGTATTATATGGACTCAATGCTTTTGGTACAGAGGAACAGAAACAAAAGTACCTGATTCCTTTAGCGAAGGGCGAGAAACTTGGCGCTTTTGCGTTATCAGAACCCGAAGCCGGTTCGGACGCCTCCTCGCAGCACACAACAGCCGAAGATAAAGGAGATCACTATCTACTAAATGGCACAAAAAATTGGATCACCAACGGTGGCCATGCTGATATCTATCTTGTAATCGCACAGACACATCCTGAAAAAGGCCACAAAGGAATCAATGTATTGATTGTTGAAAAAGGGCTGACGGGATTTACCATTGGTCCGAAGGAAAACAAGTTAGGCATCCGTAGTTCTGATACCCATTCACTTCTATTTTCCGATGTCCGGATTCCTAAGGAAAACCGCATCGGAGAAGATGGCTTCGGATTTAAGTTTGCCATGAAAACACTCGATGGCGGTCGTATCGGCATTGCAGCACAGGCTTTAGGAATTGCTGCCGGTGCTTATGATCTCGCTTTGGCTTACTCAAAAGAGCGAAAGACTTTTGGAAAACCAATTTCGGACCATCAGGCCATACAGTTTAAATTGGCCGATATGGAAGTCGATATCGAGGCTGCTCGACTTTTGACCTATAAAGCTGCCTGGACAAAGGACCAAGGTCTTCCTTACGGTAAAGAAGCTGCGGTAGCTAAATTACATGCATCGGAAGTTGCCATGAAACATACTGTGGAAGCTGTACAGATCCACGGTGGCTATGGTTACGTAAAAGAATATCATGTCGAAAGGTTAATGCGCGACGCAAAAATCACACAAATCTACGAGGGGACCTCTGAAATCCAACGTCTGGTGATCGCCCGCGAGATTCTGCGCTAA
- a CDS encoding glycoside hydrolase family 2 TIM barrel-domain containing protein: MLRNSVIFSTILASLLSLDTTVAIGQTITPSIDGFQYGAAAAPKGNEWESPQLLSLNKELPHASFFSFQNVESARKVLPEHSNYWLSLNGSWKFNWVKTPEERPKDFYDPSYNVGAWESVPVPMSWNIYGIQKDGSLKYGVPIYTNQRVIFHHQVKVDDWRGGVMRTPAQDWTTYVYRNEVGSYRRNFTVPTDWDGREVFINFDGVDSFFYLWINGKYVGFSKNSRNVASFNISPYLKKGAENVLAVEVYRSSDASFLEDQDMFRLPGIFRDVSLTSTPKVQIRDLAAIPDLDSKYENGSLKITSTVRNLGNKKAEGYKVVYSLYKNKLYSDENTLVDQTEASSAVPTLDGQVSNSITATLNVKNPDKWSAELPYRYTLVAELKDKKNKTIETISTYVGFRKVEIKDTKAADDEFGLAGRYYYVNGKTVKLKGVNRHETNPEHGKVVTREQMEAEVKLMKRANINHVRNSHYPEPAYWYYLCDKYGIYLEDEANIESHEYYYGKESLSHVPEWKNAHVARNIEMVHSTINHPAVVIWSLGNEAGPGDNFVAAYQAIKKIDTSRPVQYERNNTIVDMGSNQYPSIDWVRGAVKGTYKLKYPFHISEYSHSMGNAVGNLIDYWEAIESTNFFMGGAIWDWIDQAMYYYDKKTGERFLAYGGDFGDKPNDGTFVNNGLIFADMKPKPQYYEVKKVYQNAGVKAIDIQQGKIELFNKNYFKDLSDYQVQWSLYKNGIEVKNSGGTISATDLPEARQRKQLVLPINYAQLDAGSEYFVKVQFILNTDRPWAAKGFVQMEEQLFVKAAENKPLISSVAQGEAPLLSKEGDLQVVKGDQFIVKFDNKTGSIYNLTYAGKQIIRDGEGPKLDALRAPVDNDNWAYQQWFEKGLHNLKHKVLSSNSYTKKDGTVVLAFTIESQAPYGASLLGGTSGTYTLKEHTDKPFGKDDFKFTSNQIWTIYKDGSIELSSSITSNNASVVLARLGYSLQLPTEFGNYSYYGRGPINNYADRKTAQFIELHKSTVKDQFVPWPNPQNMSNNEEVRWTALTNNNGQGAIFVAKNHLATSVLEYSELELTFAPHPYQLPKSSGVHLHLDAAVTGLGGNSCGQGPPLEKDRVKAVPTSMGFIIRPIQNNDMMEKAQVATAGDAPISLARSSNGEVSIQSGDKNEPVLYSLNNAKASVYKAPFDLRAGGTVTAWYQRNEKLKVTQQYSKIETIPMEVIFASSQETGEGDAKNLLDGDPSSIWHTMYSVTVAQYPHWVDFDAGSSKTIKGFTFLPRQDGPNGDIKDYKIQVSKDGKNWEDVMSGSFERNKKLKTVRFEKPVKGRYIRFTGLNSQRGDDYASGAEFAVIAE, encoded by the coding sequence ATGTTAAGAAACTCTGTTATTTTTTCAACGATTCTAGCCTCATTGCTGTCGCTGGACACTACTGTTGCGATAGGGCAAACGATTACGCCATCTATCGACGGTTTCCAGTATGGAGCTGCAGCGGCTCCGAAAGGGAATGAATGGGAATCGCCTCAATTATTATCACTTAATAAGGAGTTGCCACATGCTTCGTTCTTCTCCTTTCAAAACGTAGAAAGTGCGCGAAAAGTACTTCCCGAGCATAGTAACTATTGGCTTTCGCTCAATGGATCCTGGAAGTTTAACTGGGTAAAGACTCCGGAAGAGCGGCCAAAGGACTTTTATGATCCTAGTTATAATGTTGGTGCCTGGGAATCTGTTCCGGTCCCGATGAGCTGGAATATTTATGGTATACAGAAGGATGGAAGCCTAAAATATGGTGTACCTATTTACACGAACCAACGTGTGATCTTTCATCATCAAGTGAAGGTCGATGATTGGCGCGGTGGAGTCATGCGAACACCAGCCCAAGATTGGACAACTTATGTCTACCGTAATGAAGTGGGATCGTACCGACGCAATTTTACCGTACCTACTGATTGGGACGGTCGTGAAGTATTTATCAATTTTGATGGTGTAGACTCCTTTTTCTACCTGTGGATAAATGGCAAATATGTCGGATTTTCAAAAAATTCAAGAAACGTCGCATCTTTCAATATCTCACCTTACTTAAAAAAGGGGGCTGAAAATGTGTTAGCAGTTGAAGTTTACCGCAGTTCGGACGCTTCCTTTTTGGAAGATCAGGATATGTTTAGATTGCCCGGAATATTTCGGGATGTTTCGCTGACTTCAACGCCAAAAGTTCAGATTCGCGATCTAGCGGCTATTCCAGACTTGGACAGCAAGTACGAAAATGGTTCGTTGAAAATTACGAGTACTGTACGCAATCTAGGGAATAAGAAAGCTGAAGGGTATAAAGTTGTTTATTCACTTTATAAAAATAAGCTATACAGTGACGAGAATACCCTTGTCGACCAGACAGAAGCCTCTTCTGCTGTGCCAACCCTGGATGGTCAAGTTTCCAATAGCATCACAGCAACGTTGAATGTCAAAAATCCAGATAAATGGTCTGCCGAATTACCTTATCGGTATACTTTGGTGGCTGAACTGAAGGATAAAAAGAACAAAACGATAGAGACTATTTCTACCTACGTTGGATTTAGAAAGGTTGAGATTAAAGACACCAAGGCTGCGGATGATGAATTTGGCCTGGCCGGACGTTATTATTATGTCAATGGCAAGACGGTGAAACTCAAAGGTGTCAACCGTCATGAGACCAATCCTGAACATGGTAAGGTAGTGACCAGAGAACAGATGGAAGCTGAGGTGAAATTGATGAAACGGGCGAACATCAACCATGTCCGGAATTCGCACTATCCAGAACCTGCTTATTGGTATTATTTATGCGATAAATATGGAATTTATCTCGAGGATGAAGCCAATATTGAGAGCCATGAATATTATTATGGCAAAGAGTCTCTTTCTCATGTTCCTGAATGGAAAAATGCCCATGTAGCCCGTAATATCGAGATGGTGCATTCGACCATCAACCATCCGGCAGTCGTTATTTGGTCTCTAGGAAACGAAGCCGGTCCGGGTGATAATTTCGTGGCCGCCTATCAGGCTATTAAAAAAATTGATACGTCACGACCTGTTCAATACGAGCGTAATAATACAATCGTTGATATGGGATCCAACCAATATCCTTCGATAGACTGGGTAAGAGGAGCTGTAAAAGGTACCTACAAATTGAAATATCCATTTCATATTTCGGAATATTCACATTCCATGGGGAATGCTGTTGGTAACCTAATTGATTATTGGGAAGCCATCGAATCGACCAACTTTTTTATGGGCGGTGCCATCTGGGATTGGATTGATCAGGCCATGTATTATTATGATAAAAAGACCGGCGAACGCTTTCTTGCCTATGGTGGCGACTTTGGAGACAAACCCAATGATGGGACCTTTGTTAATAACGGGTTGATCTTTGCCGATATGAAACCTAAGCCACAGTATTATGAGGTAAAGAAAGTGTACCAAAATGCGGGTGTAAAAGCTATTGATATTCAACAAGGGAAAATTGAACTTTTCAATAAAAATTATTTTAAAGATCTATCCGATTATCAGGTGCAATGGTCGCTATATAAAAATGGGATAGAGGTGAAAAATAGCGGGGGTACAATCAGTGCGACAGATTTGCCCGAGGCGCGCCAACGCAAGCAACTTGTATTGCCGATAAATTATGCGCAGTTGGATGCGGGATCGGAGTATTTTGTAAAAGTACAGTTTATTCTCAATACGGATCGACCTTGGGCAGCCAAAGGCTTTGTACAAATGGAGGAACAATTGTTTGTCAAAGCGGCCGAAAATAAACCGTTGATTTCATCTGTTGCACAAGGGGAGGCTCCGTTGCTTTCCAAAGAAGGTGATTTGCAGGTGGTAAAGGGAGATCAGTTTATCGTTAAGTTTGACAATAAAACTGGCTCGATATATAATCTAACGTATGCCGGTAAACAAATTATCCGCGATGGTGAAGGTCCTAAATTGGATGCGTTACGTGCTCCGGTTGACAATGACAACTGGGCTTACCAACAATGGTTTGAAAAAGGATTACATAACCTGAAACATAAGGTTTTGTCTTCAAACAGCTATACCAAGAAGGATGGAACAGTTGTATTGGCGTTTACAATTGAGTCACAAGCACCTTATGGCGCATCACTGTTAGGTGGAACTTCTGGAACGTATACCCTTAAAGAACATACGGATAAGCCTTTTGGTAAGGATGATTTTAAATTTACAAGCAATCAGATCTGGACAATCTATAAGGATGGCTCTATTGAATTGTCGTCAAGTATTACATCCAATAATGCGAGTGTCGTATTAGCTCGATTGGGCTATTCTTTGCAATTACCGACCGAGTTTGGCAATTATAGTTACTACGGACGTGGACCGATCAACAATTATGCTGACCGGAAGACTGCTCAATTTATTGAATTGCATAAAAGTACTGTAAAAGACCAGTTTGTGCCATGGCCTAATCCGCAAAATATGAGCAACAATGAAGAGGTACGCTGGACAGCATTAACCAACAATAATGGTCAAGGAGCTATCTTTGTTGCAAAAAATCATTTGGCAACTTCCGTTTTGGAATATAGTGAGCTCGAACTGACATTTGCGCCACACCCTTATCAATTGCCAAAAAGTTCAGGTGTACATCTGCATCTAGATGCTGCGGTAACAGGATTGGGCGGTAACAGCTGTGGACAAGGTCCGCCGTTGGAGAAAGACCGTGTGAAAGCAGTGCCAACGTCTATGGGCTTTATTATCCGTCCGATTCAGAACAATGATATGATGGAGAAGGCTCAGGTAGCGACTGCCGGTGATGCGCCAATTTCTTTGGCAAGAAGTTCAAATGGTGAAGTTTCTATTCAATCAGGAGATAAGAATGAGCCTGTGTTATACAGTTTGAATAACGCGAAAGCAAGTGTCTACAAGGCGCCTTTTGATTTACGCGCCGGCGGTACAGTGACGGCTTGGTATCAGCGTAACGAAAAATTAAAGGTAACACAGCAATACTCAAAAATCGAAACTATTCCAATGGAAGTTATTTTTGCTTCAAGTCAGGAGACTGGCGAAGGGGATGCTAAGAACCTACTGGATGGGGATCCTTCCTCGATTTGGCATACGATGTATTCGGTTACGGTAGCACAGTATCCACATTGGGTTGATTTCGATGCTGGAAGTAGCAAAACAATTAAAGGCTTCACTTTTCTACCAAGACAGGATGGGCCGAATGGTGATATCAAGGATTATAAGATTCAGGTGAGTAAAGATGGAAAGAACTGGGAAGATGTGATGTCCGGATCTTTTGAACGGAATAAAAAGTTAAAAACTGTTCGATTTGAAAAACCTGTGAAAGGACGTTATATCCGTTTTACTGGACTTAACTCCCAACGTGGTGATGATTATGCGTCGGGAGCTGAATTTGCTGTTATAGCTGAGTAA
- a CDS encoding peroxiredoxin has product MSLRLGDEAPNFKAQTTIGEIDFHDYIKDSWVVFFSHPSDYTPVCTTELGRTAKLKSEFDKRGVKAIALSVDNVNDHLNWIKDINETQNTEVNFPVIADEDRHISELYDMIHPNASATATVRSVFIIGPDKKIKLTLTYPASTGRNFDEILRVIDSLQLTADYQVATPADWKHGEDVIVVPAIKTEDIPAKFPKGFKEIKPYLRTTPQPNL; this is encoded by the coding sequence ATGAGTTTAAGATTAGGAGATGAAGCGCCAAATTTTAAAGCGCAAACAACCATTGGTGAAATAGATTTTCACGATTATATCAAAGATAGCTGGGTCGTTTTCTTTTCGCACCCATCAGATTATACGCCAGTATGTACGACAGAGTTGGGCCGTACTGCAAAATTGAAATCTGAATTTGACAAGAGAGGTGTGAAGGCCATTGCACTAAGCGTCGATAATGTAAACGATCACTTGAATTGGATTAAGGACATCAATGAAACGCAAAATACCGAAGTGAATTTCCCGGTTATCGCTGATGAAGATCGTCATATATCGGAATTGTACGATATGATCCATCCAAATGCGTCCGCAACAGCGACCGTGCGTTCGGTATTTATTATCGGTCCCGACAAAAAGATCAAACTGACGTTGACCTATCCAGCATCAACTGGTCGTAATTTTGATGAAATTTTACGGGTCATTGATTCTTTACAGTTAACAGCCGATTACCAAGTGGCCACGCCAGCTGACTGGAAGCATGGTGAAGATGTTATTGTTGTTCCAGCGATAAAGACAGAAGATATTCCTGCTAAATTTCCAAAAGGGTTTAAAGAGATCAAACCGTATTTGAGAACGACACCACAACCTAATCTGTAA
- a CDS encoding (4Fe-4S)-binding protein — translation MEKIMRYPHPNGEITVLWIPERCAHAAVCVKSLPNVYHPKDKPWITAQNASTAELIEQIKHCPSGALQYELKK, via the coding sequence ATGGAAAAAATAATGAGATATCCACATCCAAATGGGGAGATAACCGTTCTTTGGATACCTGAACGCTGTGCACATGCTGCAGTTTGTGTGAAGAGTCTGCCCAATGTTTATCATCCTAAAGATAAGCCCTGGATTACGGCCCAAAATGCGAGTACGGCTGAATTGATTGAACAGATCAAGCACTGCCCTTCGGGAGCTCTTCAGTACGAATTAAAAAAATAA
- a CDS encoding serine protease — translation MNQKEFFELADQYLRGELSTEEKAAFESFCAEQPSYAAQLQQHREFVVNMQETSHRLDFKNALAQSAKEYHKTQSKTTKVVPMKQSTVISLWERIKASSLVAAVVAVFAVFGTLWLSGYYSNLEKASSDYSALRRDMNNVKKNVNAHNAAIRDINDKKSVKGTESQFGATGFMLTTDGYVVTNYHVISGADSIYLQNSKGESYKAQIVHTDPSKDLAILYIADKTFKKAKSLPYTFKTSNSDLGEDIYTIGFPRDEAVYGQGYLSSSTGYAGDTIAYQISVPVNPGNSGGPVLDSRGNVIGIISGKQRGIDGAAFAIKTKSILNALADIPSDSLVTGLKINKKNSLAGLPRTEQIKKMQDYIYMVKVY, via the coding sequence ATGAATCAAAAAGAATTTTTCGAATTAGCAGATCAATATCTTCGCGGCGAATTATCGACCGAGGAAAAAGCTGCATTTGAATCTTTTTGTGCTGAACAGCCCTCCTATGCTGCCCAATTACAACAACACCGCGAATTTGTCGTCAATATGCAGGAAACTAGCCATCGGCTGGATTTCAAAAATGCATTGGCACAATCAGCAAAAGAATACCATAAAACCCAAAGCAAAACAACCAAGGTTGTTCCAATGAAGCAATCAACAGTTATTTCACTTTGGGAACGTATCAAAGCAAGTTCTTTGGTGGCGGCAGTGGTAGCGGTATTTGCGGTATTTGGCACATTATGGTTGAGCGGTTATTACAGCAACCTCGAAAAAGCATCTTCCGATTACAGTGCATTACGTAGAGACATGAACAATGTCAAAAAGAACGTCAACGCACACAACGCTGCAATCAGGGATATCAATGACAAAAAATCAGTAAAAGGTACTGAAAGCCAGTTTGGCGCAACAGGATTTATGCTGACAACAGATGGCTATGTGGTCACCAACTACCATGTCATTAGTGGAGCAGATTCAATCTATTTACAAAATAGTAAAGGCGAATCTTATAAAGCACAAATCGTACATACCGATCCAAGCAAAGATTTAGCAATTTTATACATCGCAGATAAGACCTTTAAGAAAGCTAAAAGCTTACCTTACACGTTCAAAACTTCGAATTCAGATCTTGGCGAAGATATTTATACAATCGGGTTTCCTCGTGACGAAGCAGTATATGGTCAGGGATACCTAAGTTCATCAACAGGTTATGCTGGTGATACCATCGCATATCAGATCTCCGTGCCTGTCAATCCAGGTAACAGTGGCGGTCCCGTATTGGATAGCAGAGGTAATGTGATTGGTATTATTTCCGGAAAACAACGTGGCATAGATGGTGCTGCCTTTGCAATCAAAACGAAATCAATCTTGAATGCTTTAGCGGACATCCCAAGTGATTCACTGGTTACTGGTCTTAAGATCAATAAAAAGAATAGCTTGGCAGGCTTACCAAGAACAGAACAAATCAAGAAAATGCAAGACTATATCTACATGGTTAAAGTCTATTAG
- a CDS encoding MFS transporter, with product MEINKLDNAPFTAYQKLVVFLLAMTQFTVVLDFMVMSPMGDILMKAIDLKPAQFGIAVSAYAFSAGASGLLTAGFADRFDRKKLLLFFYSGFIIGTFCCSFANDYWTLVAARIITGLFGGVIGSISMAIITDIFTLQQRGRVMGFVQMGFGASQVLGIPIGLYIANNWGWHSAFLWIAVMALIIVVIIAVKLIPITAHIGLQKHQSALKHLWLTFSQREYRVGFMATALLSIGGYMMMPFGSAFAVNNLKVSHEQLPMLFMISGIASLIIMPIVGKLSDRYDKFKIFAFASFWLMVVVFIYTNLGVTPFYIVVILNIFMMAGILSRMTPSSALITAVPEVKDRGAFMSISSSLQQLAGGVAASLAGVIIVQENKESPLEHYPTLGMIVILISVVGIFMIYRVSNMIKKRRADS from the coding sequence ATGGAAATAAATAAACTTGATAATGCACCCTTTACGGCATATCAAAAACTTGTGGTGTTTTTATTGGCAATGACGCAATTTACGGTGGTGCTTGATTTTATGGTGATGTCACCGATGGGGGATATCCTGATGAAAGCCATAGATCTCAAACCGGCTCAATTTGGTATTGCGGTTTCAGCCTATGCCTTCAGTGCGGGTGCTTCGGGCTTACTTACCGCGGGTTTTGCCGATCGTTTTGATCGGAAGAAACTCCTGTTGTTTTTCTATTCTGGCTTTATCATCGGAACATTCTGCTGTAGTTTTGCTAACGATTACTGGACGTTGGTTGCTGCACGAATAATCACGGGACTGTTTGGCGGTGTTATTGGATCGATTTCTATGGCTATTATTACCGATATCTTTACACTTCAACAGCGGGGACGTGTAATGGGCTTTGTGCAGATGGGCTTTGGCGCAAGTCAGGTTTTGGGTATTCCCATAGGACTATATATTGCAAACAATTGGGGCTGGCATAGTGCCTTCCTGTGGATTGCCGTGATGGCGTTGATTATTGTCGTTATTATTGCGGTCAAACTCATTCCTATTACAGCACATATAGGTCTTCAGAAACATCAATCCGCGTTAAAACATCTTTGGTTGACTTTCTCACAGCGAGAGTACCGGGTTGGATTTATGGCCACCGCCCTGCTTTCGATTGGGGGGTATATGATGATGCCGTTTGGAAGTGCTTTTGCTGTAAATAACCTTAAAGTAAGCCACGAACAGCTGCCGATGTTGTTTATGATATCGGGTATTGCTTCCTTGATTATTATGCCTATTGTAGGCAAATTGAGTGATCGTTACGATAAGTTTAAGATTTTTGCTTTCGCTTCCTTTTGGCTTATGGTTGTCGTATTTATCTACACGAATCTAGGTGTCACGCCATTTTATATCGTTGTTATCTTAAACATTTTTATGATGGCGGGCATTTTAAGTCGAATGACACCATCTTCGGCCTTGATCACTGCTGTTCCTGAGGTGAAAGATCGGGGGGCATTTATGAGTATCAGTTCTTCGTTGCAACAGCTGGCTGGTGGTGTGGCTGCTTCATTAGCAGGTGTAATCATTGTCCAAGAAAACAAAGAAAGTCCATTGGAACATTACCCTACCTTGGGGATGATTGTTATTCTGATTTCCGTTGTGGGTATTTTTATGATCTATCGGGTAAGCAATATGATCAAAAAGCGACGCGCTGATTCTTAA
- a CDS encoding glutamate-5-semialdehyde dehydrogenase — protein MSESIVKQLQAAAKAKQILQQLAPDTKITILNAIADGLVAHTAAILQANKIDLDRMSDDDPKKDRLLLNSDRLKGLADSVKQIAQLADPADQLLLKKILPNGLEIEKITVPLGVVGVIYESRPNVTIDVAALCIQSGNVCLLRGGSDALQTNEALLKVIHDVLQLHGISKDIVQLLPVDRKHVSELLEATQYVDIIIPRGSQSLIDYVREHAKVPVIETGAGVCHTYVDRTADLDMAAKIVANAKISRPSVCNSLDTVLVDRTIAPEFLTKLKTYFEDAQVEVFADPTAYEVLKAENFSNLRRAEEDDFGREFLDLKCSIKTVGSLDEALDHIAKYSSKHSECIVSSSELHIEQFLNTVDAAAVYANASTRFTDGGEFGLGAEIGISTQKLHARGPFALEKLVTEKWIVRGNGQIR, from the coding sequence ATGAGTGAATCCATCGTAAAACAACTTCAGGCGGCGGCCAAAGCAAAACAAATTTTGCAACAACTGGCTCCTGATACCAAAATAACTATTTTAAATGCCATCGCAGATGGTCTTGTCGCGCATACCGCAGCTATATTACAAGCGAATAAGATTGATTTGGATCGTATGTCTGATGACGACCCCAAAAAGGATCGTCTCCTACTCAACAGCGATCGTTTAAAAGGTTTGGCTGACAGTGTTAAGCAAATAGCCCAGCTAGCGGACCCAGCAGATCAGCTATTGCTTAAAAAGATATTGCCGAATGGATTGGAGATCGAGAAAATTACAGTTCCACTAGGTGTTGTTGGCGTAATCTATGAATCGCGACCTAATGTGACGATAGATGTTGCGGCACTATGTATTCAATCGGGTAACGTTTGTCTATTGCGTGGTGGTTCTGATGCATTACAAACCAATGAAGCATTGTTAAAAGTGATCCATGACGTCCTGCAGCTGCATGGTATCTCAAAGGATATTGTGCAACTATTGCCTGTCGATAGAAAGCATGTGTCGGAATTGTTGGAAGCGACCCAATATGTGGATATTATCATACCACGAGGCTCTCAGTCGCTGATCGATTATGTGCGGGAACACGCGAAGGTGCCTGTCATTGAAACAGGGGCGGGAGTATGCCATACGTATGTGGACCGTACAGCAGATCTGGATATGGCAGCTAAAATTGTTGCTAATGCTAAAATTTCAAGACCATCGGTGTGTAATTCTTTAGATACTGTTTTGGTCGATCGCACTATTGCTCCCGAGTTTCTAACAAAACTGAAGACCTACTTTGAAGATGCTCAGGTGGAAGTTTTTGCGGATCCTACAGCTTATGAGGTGTTAAAGGCTGAAAATTTTTCAAATTTAAGACGTGCAGAAGAAGATGATTTTGGAAGAGAATTTTTAGATTTGAAGTGTTCAATAAAGACAGTTGGGAGTTTAGATGAAGCTTTGGATCATATCGCAAAATATTCTTCCAAACATTCGGAATGTATTGTTTCTTCCAGTGAACTCCATATCGAACAATTTTTGAACACAGTGGATGCTGCTGCGGTATATGCCAATGCATCAACACGTTTTACAGATGGTGGTGAGTTTGGTTTGGGGGCAGAAATCGGTATCTCGACCCAAAAGTTACATGCCCGCGGACCATTTGCATTAGAAAAATTGGTAACAGAGAAATGGATTGTCCGTGGAAATGGACAGATCAGATAA
- a CDS encoding sigma-70 family RNA polymerase sigma factor: protein MSKFSKSVLLENDEQIIDGIRNGNSLAIDAIYKRYYPSISHMILQNNGSEDEAKDIFQEAVIVLYDKVSKGNFELSSKLKTYLYSICRRLWLKQLNRAGFGNSDIRGYEDSLFEEEDLQQHQELEKKFDQMELALEKMGEPCKTILHDFYILNHSMQDICEKFGYTNTDNAKTQKYKCLQRLKKIFFSTD, encoded by the coding sequence GTGAGTAAATTCAGTAAATCAGTCCTGTTAGAAAATGATGAGCAGATCATTGATGGCATCAGAAACGGCAACAGCTTGGCGATAGATGCTATCTATAAGCGGTACTATCCGTCTATAAGCCATATGATCTTGCAAAACAATGGAAGTGAGGATGAAGCGAAAGATATCTTTCAAGAAGCTGTCATTGTGCTCTACGATAAAGTTTCCAAGGGAAACTTTGAGCTCAGCAGCAAACTAAAAACATATCTTTACTCGATTTGCAGAAGGCTTTGGCTTAAGCAACTCAATCGTGCTGGTTTCGGCAACAGTGACATTAGGGGTTATGAAGATTCCCTCTTTGAGGAAGAAGATCTTCAACAGCATCAAGAACTTGAAAAAAAGTTCGACCAAATGGAACTTGCCCTCGAGAAAATGGGAGAACCATGTAAGACGATCTTACATGATTTCTATATCTTAAACCATTCGATGCAGGACATCTGTGAAAAATTTGGTTATACCAATACAGATAATGCCAAGACTCAGAAGTATAAATGCCTACAAAGGCTGAAAAAAATATTTTTTTCAACAGATTAA